In Hydrogenovibrio thermophilus, the following are encoded in one genomic region:
- a CDS encoding Rta and bZIP domain-containing protein — translation MSDTDDLLDELEQLENASAEMQEEVEKASEKNKALEASGEADHLDAAALSLEAAKTAQLAAEQSQSAAEAAIKISHEQKAQIIELSDSNVAWRQSLRAASNDLKTAKNAITIMMSVSIAVSVISVGIMSWLYYSLSKKHDALKGDVLDIITTENTLFNKNLNLKVDQLSSLIEALAADIQRLNIPRTDGASISASKPAPEAPTNADMKPEAEATQESVTNEVSQETQTATTEPKAVSESVTPASGAMMEAVQKDLKHYADERAQQYAGIQALLQKIQDVQAKIEASTLHKTTQSAVAPVEVTSMGLTESQVKKLNGISWSVSEQRKLLKKIQATLDAQMKASASKTKGTSDTGALKNIDSSLKQLSKQVTELKSQQDHIQKKVQDLETVTQELASRPNPYSYRAPELNIKE, via the coding sequence ATGAGTGATACGGACGATCTACTAGACGAATTGGAGCAATTGGAAAACGCTTCGGCCGAAATGCAGGAAGAAGTGGAAAAAGCCTCCGAAAAAAACAAGGCGCTGGAAGCCTCCGGTGAAGCCGACCATCTGGATGCCGCCGCACTGTCATTGGAAGCCGCCAAGACGGCTCAGTTGGCCGCCGAACAAAGCCAGTCCGCGGCCGAAGCCGCCATTAAAATTTCCCACGAACAAAAAGCGCAAATCATCGAACTATCGGATTCGAATGTCGCTTGGCGACAATCACTGCGCGCGGCGTCGAATGACCTGAAAACGGCAAAAAATGCCATCACCATCATGATGTCGGTGTCGATTGCCGTCAGCGTGATTTCCGTTGGTATTATGAGCTGGCTGTATTACAGCCTCAGCAAAAAACATGACGCTCTAAAAGGGGATGTACTTGACATCATCACCACGGAAAACACTCTGTTCAATAAGAACCTCAACCTGAAAGTGGACCAGTTATCCTCATTGATTGAAGCTTTGGCGGCAGACATTCAACGACTGAACATTCCGAGAACCGATGGCGCGAGCATTTCCGCTTCAAAACCGGCACCGGAAGCTCCGACCAACGCTGATATGAAGCCGGAAGCCGAAGCCACTCAAGAAAGTGTGACAAACGAAGTCAGCCAAGAAACCCAAACCGCCACGACGGAGCCAAAAGCTGTCAGCGAATCCGTCACACCAGCTTCCGGTGCAATGATGGAAGCGGTTCAAAAAGACCTGAAACACTATGCCGACGAGCGTGCCCAACAATATGCGGGCATCCAAGCGTTGTTACAGAAGATTCAGGACGTGCAAGCCAAAATCGAGGCTTCGACTTTGCACAAAACCACACAATCCGCTGTGGCACCGGTCGAAGTGACGTCTATGGGCCTGACCGAATCGCAAGTGAAAAAGCTGAACGGCATTTCCTGGTCGGTCAGCGAACAGCGCAAACTGTTGAAAAAAATCCAAGCCACTCTGGACGCACAAATGAAAGCCTCCGCCTCCAAAACGAAAGGGACTTCAGACACAGGTGCGCTGAAAAACATCGACAGCAGCTTGAAACAACTCAGCAAACAGGTCACGGAACTGAAGTCCCAGCAGGATCATATCCAGAAGAAAGTGCAGGATTTGGAAACCGTCACTCAGGAGTTGGCGTCTCGCCCCAATCCATACAGCTACCGGGCACCGGAGCTGAACATCAAAGAATAA
- a CDS encoding midas domain-containing protein codes for MTADMEKDDLATQEMLKMMGEESIAEAGDAPASESDADDLLDALDQLAETDVEPELSEDTPEPPPETPSPEPETTTTATDIDSGEDDLPFTEDEAQTVDELLAEVENTSDTLEDDVSEALETPLEPSDEMMDEAVPDMDSEMETQDEETTAFETEASSAKAPDDDLPETDDAIDDIDAMANEMAELENDFQDKAIESLELPEETAETEGDTGDNEILDALDTDDSLPTDDTATDEALPELTDEPEATVAEETLDATETEAEPTSELDSELPDIEDAATEETALEEDTSPEMESPVEMAGATEPSMDETDAMNDETPEPEAVSTTESAEASDDTSLIEQAADSIDSMEEAIAIDDEVKQISSEVAETAHEATRLALEVSKKAQASADKAQKAIEATFQATERAFEAAKNAGYEIELSELSAPVSNDELLAQLAEIRSKNTELRQTNESLKSRIDALGKK; via the coding sequence ATGACCGCGGATATGGAAAAAGACGATTTAGCAACCCAGGAAATGCTGAAAATGATGGGCGAAGAATCCATTGCCGAAGCCGGCGATGCACCGGCGAGCGAATCGGATGCTGACGACTTGCTGGATGCTCTGGATCAACTGGCGGAAACCGACGTTGAACCGGAATTGTCGGAAGATACACCGGAACCACCTCCAGAAACCCCATCCCCTGAACCGGAAACCACGACAACGGCTACCGATATCGACTCGGGCGAAGACGACCTGCCGTTCACTGAAGACGAAGCCCAGACCGTGGACGAGCTATTGGCGGAAGTCGAAAACACTTCCGACACGCTAGAAGACGACGTTTCCGAAGCGCTGGAAACCCCACTGGAACCTTCGGATGAAATGATGGATGAAGCGGTGCCCGACATGGACTCGGAAATGGAAACTCAGGACGAAGAGACGACCGCCTTTGAAACCGAAGCGTCCTCTGCAAAAGCGCCGGATGACGACCTTCCGGAAACCGATGATGCGATAGACGACATTGACGCCATGGCGAATGAAATGGCTGAACTGGAAAATGACTTCCAAGACAAGGCCATCGAATCATTGGAGCTACCGGAAGAAACCGCTGAAACAGAAGGTGATACGGGTGACAATGAAATCTTGGATGCCTTGGACACAGACGACAGTCTGCCAACCGATGACACCGCGACGGATGAAGCCCTACCAGAACTAACGGACGAACCGGAAGCCACTGTGGCCGAGGAAACACTCGATGCAACGGAAACGGAGGCCGAACCGACATCTGAACTGGACAGTGAATTGCCGGATATCGAAGACGCTGCGACGGAAGAGACCGCTCTTGAAGAGGATACCTCGCCGGAAATGGAATCCCCTGTGGAAATGGCAGGCGCAACCGAACCTTCTATGGATGAAACCGATGCCATGAATGATGAGACCCCAGAACCTGAAGCCGTCTCGACAACCGAGTCGGCCGAAGCCTCTGACGACACTTCATTAATTGAGCAAGCCGCGGACAGCATCGATAGTATGGAAGAAGCCATCGCCATCGACGACGAAGTGAAACAAATCAGTTCGGAAGTCGCGGAAACCGCACATGAAGCCACCCGATTGGCGCTGGAAGTCTCTAAAAAAGCCCAGGCGTCGGCCGATAAAGCACAAAAAGCCATTGAAGCCACCTTCCAAGCGACGGAACGTGCCTTTGAAGCCGCGAAAAACGCCGGGTATGAAATCGAGCTGTCCGAACTGAGCGCACCGGTTTCAAATGATGAGCTACTGGCTCAACTGGCGGAAATTCGCAGCAAGAATACCGAATTAAGACAAACGAATGAGTCCCTGAAAAGTCGTATCGACGCACTGGGGAAAAAATAA
- a CDS encoding RluA family pseudouridine synthase — MTTAYRTDIPHIPFDPAWVIYEDDALLVVNKPSGLLSVPGRNVHPDHNLLAQVHTHCTSALIVHRLDMDTSGLMVLAKNKAAHRHLSIQFQDRLTEKRYQAICYGHPSQPEGRIRLPMRCDWEKRPLQIIDFRQGKAATTLWQAEHLGNGLSLMQLTPITGRSHQLRLHMKMLGHPILGDNLYADTHSLKMSQRLLLHACFLSFTHPTGGQKLAFEHLEELTSFITGT; from the coding sequence ATGACCACAGCCTATCGAACCGACATTCCCCATATTCCTTTCGACCCAGCTTGGGTGATTTACGAAGACGACGCCCTTCTGGTCGTCAACAAACCCTCCGGATTACTGTCGGTGCCGGGTCGTAACGTCCATCCCGACCATAACCTTCTGGCACAAGTACATACCCATTGCACTTCGGCACTCATCGTCCATCGCCTGGACATGGATACCTCCGGCCTGATGGTTCTGGCTAAAAATAAAGCCGCACACCGCCACCTCAGTATTCAATTCCAGGATCGACTAACCGAAAAGCGCTACCAAGCCATTTGTTACGGACACCCCAGTCAACCCGAAGGACGGATTCGGCTGCCCATGCGCTGCGACTGGGAAAAGCGCCCCTTGCAAATAATCGATTTTCGGCAAGGCAAAGCGGCCACAACCCTTTGGCAGGCGGAACACCTAGGCAACGGCCTCTCGCTCATGCAACTCACCCCCATCACCGGTCGTTCCCATCAACTTCGCTTACACATGAAAATGCTCGGCCACCCGATTCTGGGCGATAATCTTTATGCCGATACGCACAGCTTAAAGATGAGTCAGCGTTTATTGTTGCATGCCTGTTTCCTTTCCTTTACCCACCCGACCGGCGGTCAAAAACTGGCATTTGAACACCTGGAAGAACTCACATCCTTTATAACTGGCACATAA
- a CDS encoding low molecular weight protein-tyrosine-phosphatase, whose amino-acid sequence MSHKVSVIFVCLGNICRSPTAHAVFRDLVLAEDLQDQIRIDSAGTASWHKGKPADSRSIEVAHGRGIQMDDLRSRPVDMGDLIEFDYVLAMDDANYADLMAMALPEQREKIRMFLEFAPEFEEREVPDPYYGGPQGFDHVFDLVTAASQGLLTEIKRSHL is encoded by the coding sequence ATGAGTCATAAAGTTTCAGTAATTTTTGTCTGTTTAGGCAATATTTGCCGCTCACCGACGGCGCATGCGGTTTTTCGTGATTTGGTGTTGGCGGAAGACTTACAGGATCAGATTCGAATCGATTCTGCGGGCACCGCATCATGGCATAAAGGTAAGCCGGCCGACAGTCGGTCGATTGAAGTGGCGCACGGGCGCGGTATTCAAATGGATGACTTGCGGTCCCGTCCGGTAGACATGGGGGATTTGATTGAGTTTGATTATGTGTTGGCGATGGATGATGCCAACTATGCGGATTTGATGGCGATGGCTTTGCCGGAACAGCGGGAAAAAATTCGCATGTTTTTGGAGTTTGCCCCGGAATTCGAGGAAAGAGAGGTGCCGGACCCATACTATGGCGGACCTCAAGGCTTCGATCATGTGTTTGATTTGGTGACGGCGGCGTCGCAAGGCTTGTTGACTGAAATCAAACGTTCCCACCTGTAG